TGGCTTACAATTCTCTTACTAGTAACAGTTGTACTAACTGTATTAATGATATTACTTTTACAATATTTCCAGTATTTTCATACCGTTCAGGCAGAAGACCAGTTGAAAAATCATGCCACTTTAATTGGATCTTTATTAGAAAACGCCGATTCCACTGAGGCAGCGAAAACAATGAGTGAAAATATTGCAGAAACTTATTCGACAACAGCTGTGATTATTACGGAAGATGAACAGTATTGGAATACAACTGACGTAACTGACCACGACTTACCAATCTCGGTCTTTTTCGAAGATCGAGATCTTTCGCGTGTTTTCGTTGAAAATGAATCGGTTGTGGCCCAAGGAAATTACTCGATGTCAGAAGATGTATTAATCGTAGGAGAACCTGTTACATTTGCTGTTGGTAATGAGGGTGCAATTTTTGTTTATCAATCACTTAATGAAGTAGAACAAGCGACAAATCGAACGAAACATATTATCTTTTTAGCAGCGGGAATCGCGATTGTATTAACGACAATCTTTGCTTTCTTTCTAACAACAAGAATTACAGCTCCTTTAAGAAAGATGCGAAAAGCATCATTAGAAGTCGCAAAAGGAAATTTTAATACGAAAGTGCCAATCTTAACAAATGATGAAATTGGATTATTAGGGATTGCTTTTAACCGCATGGCAAGAGCTTTAAATACGAACTTAACAGCATTAAATCAAGAAAAAGAACAACTTTCTCGTATTTTGAGTTCAATGGCTGATGGCGTTATTACTTTAGATCGTGGTGGTTCAGTAATGGTAACAAACCCACCAGCTAACGAATTTATTAGTGCATGGCTTTATGAACAAGGATACGAAGTTGAAGAATCTGGACATTTGCCGGAGGAGTTACAAAACTTGTTCGAAAAGGTTGTAGAGGAAGAAAAAGAGCAAATGACAGAAGTTGATATTCAAGGTCGAAGTTGGGTTGTTCTAATGACTCCACTATATGGCCGAATTGATGTTCGAGGGGCAGTAGCTGTTTTAAGAGATATGACTGAAGAGAGATTGCATGATAAATTACGTAAAGATTTCATTGCAAATGTCTCACATGAATTAAGAACCCCAATCTCTATGCTTCAAGGATATAGTGAAGCAATTATTGACGGTATTGCAGCTTCAGAAGAAGAGAAAATCGAACTCGCACAAATTATTTATGAAGAATCGTTACGAATGGGAAGATTAGTTAATGAACTGCTTGACCTTGCGAGAATGGAAGCAGGTCATATTACATTAAATACAGAAGAAATACAAATCAATGAATTTGGTCAACGTATTTTACGAAAGTTCCAAGGTGTTGCTAAAGAACATCGAATAGAGCTATCTGGAGAACTTAAAGATATTGAAAAGCCAATCACTGCAGATTCTGACCGGTTAGAACAAGTGTTGACGAATTTAATTGATAATGCAATTCGTCATACCCCTGAAGGTGGTAAAGTTACATTAAGGCTTGATCCTTATCATAATGGCATTAAATTTGATGTCGAAGATACCGGTTCTGGCATTCCAGAAGAAGATCTACCATTTGTATTCGAACGTTTCTATAAAGCTGATAAAGCGAGAACAAGAGGGAGATCGGGAACTGGGCTTGGTTTAGCAATAGTGAAAAATATTGTCGAAGCGCATAACGGAAAGGTGTCAGCTCACAGCAAAGTGAACGAAGGTACGACATTTTCTGTGTTCATACCGCATGAGTCTGAATAATT
The Bacillus shivajii DNA segment above includes these coding regions:
- a CDS encoding ATP-binding protein, with translation MMLWRSVVGKLWLTILLLVTVVLTVLMILLLQYFQYFHTVQAEDQLKNHATLIGSLLENADSTEAAKTMSENIAETYSTTAVIITEDEQYWNTTDVTDHDLPISVFFEDRDLSRVFVENESVVAQGNYSMSEDVLIVGEPVTFAVGNEGAIFVYQSLNEVEQATNRTKHIIFLAAGIAIVLTTIFAFFLTTRITAPLRKMRKASLEVAKGNFNTKVPILTNDEIGLLGIAFNRMARALNTNLTALNQEKEQLSRILSSMADGVITLDRGGSVMVTNPPANEFISAWLYEQGYEVEESGHLPEELQNLFEKVVEEEKEQMTEVDIQGRSWVVLMTPLYGRIDVRGAVAVLRDMTEERLHDKLRKDFIANVSHELRTPISMLQGYSEAIIDGIAASEEEKIELAQIIYEESLRMGRLVNELLDLARMEAGHITLNTEEIQINEFGQRILRKFQGVAKEHRIELSGELKDIEKPITADSDRLEQVLTNLIDNAIRHTPEGGKVTLRLDPYHNGIKFDVEDTGSGIPEEDLPFVFERFYKADKARTRGRSGTGLGLAIVKNIVEAHNGKVSAHSKVNEGTTFSVFIPHESE